One segment of Sandaracinaceae bacterium DNA contains the following:
- a CDS encoding leucine--tRNA ligase: MTEPTEGHASPDADAPRERRYDPASIEPKWQRFWDEDQTFLTPADDDARPKAYILDMFPYPSGSGLHVGHPEGYTATDIIARAKRAQGFAVLHPMGWDAFGLPAEQHAVRTGTHPAATTEANVATFKRQLKELGFSYDWTREVNSTDPGYVKWTQWIFLELYRRGLAAQSEVAVNWCPQLGTVLANEEVVDGLSEVGGFPVERRPLRQWVLKITQYADKLLEGLTDLDWPTSTRTMQTEWIGRSEGAEVRFAIQGSSDETVTVFTTRPDTLFGATFMVLAPEHPLVATLTTDAQRAAVTAYVAAARNKSDRDRMQSKDKSGVFTGGFALNPVNGAEVPVYIADYVLYGYGTGAIMAVPAHDERDFEFAKAHGIAIIEVVSLTGEPSAAPLDAAMTQHGKAVNSGAYNGLETAEFKQRITADLEAKGQGKRRIEYKLRDWIFSRQRYWGEPIPIYFPVDIEPGVDPRTGAPCTIRYDQPIPLEQSELPLRLPDLEDYRPGDDPQGVLTRALDWRFFQRDGQWFARETNTMPQWAGSCWYFLRFVDPHNDQAAFSMEAAKRWLPVDLYVGGAEHAVLHLLYSRFWHKVLFDAGVVPVAEPFTKLVHQGMILGEVEYTAFRLGEDGTGELVSSSDVRKGPDAGSFVRASDGALVAERKVPFEDLKKGKSGNFVFADKPEIAVNARAHKMSKSRGNVVNPDVITKEFGADSMRLYEMFMGPLEAVKPWNSASIGGVRRFLDRYFTLAIRVSEAASTVSASDDTERLLHQTIKKVTDDIEGLRFNTAISQMMVLVNDLTAYELPPRAAVQTLTQLLHPFAPHIAEEGWELLGNAGSVQRAPWPEHDEARLVAESVVVPVQVNGKVRARVTMPAEVSEDDAVVLAKADPAIAALCEGKGIKKVVWVAGKILNLIVV, encoded by the coding sequence ATGACCGAGCCGACCGAGGGCCACGCCTCCCCAGATGCCGACGCGCCGCGCGAGCGCCGCTACGACCCCGCGAGCATCGAGCCCAAGTGGCAGCGGTTCTGGGACGAGGACCAGACGTTCCTCACGCCGGCCGACGACGACGCGCGCCCGAAGGCCTACATCCTCGACATGTTCCCCTACCCCTCGGGCTCGGGCCTGCATGTGGGGCACCCGGAGGGCTACACCGCCACCGACATCATCGCGCGCGCCAAGCGGGCGCAGGGCTTCGCGGTGCTGCACCCCATGGGCTGGGACGCGTTCGGGCTCCCCGCCGAGCAGCACGCGGTGCGCACGGGCACGCACCCCGCGGCCACCACCGAGGCCAACGTCGCCACCTTCAAGCGGCAGCTCAAGGAGCTGGGCTTCAGCTACGACTGGACGCGCGAGGTCAACTCCACCGACCCGGGCTACGTGAAGTGGACGCAGTGGATCTTCCTCGAGCTGTACCGGCGTGGCCTCGCGGCGCAGAGCGAGGTGGCGGTGAACTGGTGCCCGCAGCTCGGCACGGTGCTGGCCAACGAAGAGGTGGTCGACGGCCTCAGCGAGGTGGGCGGGTTCCCGGTCGAGCGCCGCCCGCTGCGCCAGTGGGTGCTGAAGATCACGCAGTACGCGGACAAGCTGCTGGAGGGGCTCACCGACCTCGACTGGCCCACGAGCACGCGCACCATGCAGACCGAGTGGATCGGCCGCTCCGAGGGCGCCGAGGTGCGCTTCGCCATCCAGGGCTCGTCGGACGAGACGGTGACCGTGTTCACCACGCGGCCCGACACGCTCTTCGGGGCCACCTTCATGGTGCTGGCGCCCGAGCACCCGTTGGTGGCCACGCTCACCACGGACGCGCAGCGCGCTGCCGTGACCGCCTACGTGGCGGCCGCACGCAACAAGAGCGACCGCGACCGCATGCAGAGCAAGGACAAGAGCGGCGTCTTCACCGGGGGCTTCGCGCTCAACCCGGTGAACGGCGCCGAGGTGCCGGTCTACATCGCGGACTACGTGCTCTACGGCTACGGCACGGGCGCGATCATGGCGGTGCCCGCCCACGACGAGCGCGACTTCGAGTTCGCCAAGGCGCACGGCATCGCCATCATCGAGGTGGTCAGCCTGACGGGTGAGCCGTCCGCCGCGCCACTCGACGCGGCGATGACCCAGCACGGCAAGGCCGTGAACAGCGGCGCCTACAACGGGCTCGAGACCGCCGAGTTCAAGCAGCGCATCACCGCCGACCTCGAGGCGAAGGGGCAGGGCAAGCGGCGCATCGAGTACAAGCTGCGCGACTGGATCTTCTCGCGGCAGCGCTACTGGGGTGAACCCATCCCCATCTACTTCCCCGTGGACATCGAGCCGGGTGTGGACCCCCGTACTGGGGCGCCGTGCACCATCCGCTACGACCAGCCCATCCCGCTCGAGCAGAGCGAGCTGCCGCTGCGCTTGCCCGACCTCGAGGACTACCGCCCGGGCGACGACCCGCAGGGCGTGCTCACCCGCGCCCTCGACTGGCGCTTCTTCCAGCGTGACGGCCAGTGGTTCGCGCGCGAGACCAACACCATGCCGCAGTGGGCCGGCTCGTGCTGGTACTTCCTGCGCTTCGTGGACCCGCACAACGACCAGGCCGCGTTCAGCATGGAGGCCGCCAAGCGCTGGCTGCCGGTGGACCTCTACGTGGGCGGCGCCGAGCACGCGGTGCTGCACCTGCTCTACAGCCGCTTCTGGCACAAGGTGCTGTTCGACGCGGGCGTCGTGCCGGTGGCCGAGCCCTTCACCAAGCTGGTGCACCAGGGCATGATCCTGGGCGAGGTGGAGTACACCGCGTTCCGCCTGGGCGAAGACGGAACCGGCGAGTTGGTGTCGTCCAGCGACGTGCGCAAAGGGCCCGACGCGGGCAGCTTCGTGCGCGCCTCGGACGGGGCGCTGGTGGCGGAGCGGAAGGTGCCCTTCGAGGATCTCAAGAAGGGCAAGTCCGGCAACTTCGTGTTCGCCGACAAGCCCGAGATCGCCGTGAACGCGCGCGCTCACAAGATGAGCAAGTCGCGCGGCAACGTCGTGAACCCGGACGTCATCACCAAGGAGTTCGGCGCCGACTCCATGCGCCTCTACGAGATGTTCATGGGCCCGCTCGAGGCCGTGAAGCCCTGGAACAGCGCGTCCATCGGCGGCGTGCGGCGCTTCCTGGACCGCTACTTCACGCTCGCCATCCGCGTGAGCGAGGCGGCCAGCACGGTGAGCGCGTCCGACGACACCGAGCGCTTGCTGCACCAGACCATCAAGAAGGTCACCGACGACATCGAGGGCCTGCGCTTCAACACGGCCATCAGCCAGATGATGGTGTTGGTGAACGACCTGACCGCCTACGAGTTGCCGCCGCGCGCGGCCGTCCAGACGCTCACGCAGCTGCTGCACCCCTTCGCGCCGCACATCGCGGAAGAGGGCTGGGAGCTGCTCGGCAACGCGGGCAGCGTGCAGCGCGCGCCCTGGCCCGAGCACGACGAAGCCCGCCTGGTGGCCGAGAGCGTGGTGGTGCCCGTGCAGGTCAACGGCAAGGTGCGCGCGCGCGTGACCATGCCGGCCGAGGTGAGCGAAGACGACGCGGTGGTGCTGGCCAAGGCCGATCCCGCCATCGCCGCGCTGTGCGAGGGCAAGGGCATCAAGAAGGTGGTCTGGGTGGCCGGCAAGATCCTAAACCTCATCGTCGTGTAG
- a CDS encoding NAD(P)/FAD-dependent oxidoreductase, with the protein MVKRAVVIGTGAGGLTASVALAQEGFEVIALERGKQLGGFLNPFARRHYHFDPGVHYVGQAAPGQGLHRILRRVGLDASELFCPMDPDGFDVLRFPDFELAIPVGLDRFRDRIVALFPADQREIDAFIQKLSALHGLINGSGRDPRRLMGLPIAALWYRRTFGELLAQSFSNPRVRSVFAAQCGDYGLPPSKAPAILGVAVFLHFIDGSYFPRGGSGSLRDALVDQGSAHGAVYRRRAEVARINVEGRRVTGVTLADGERIDAEIVISAVDPKLTYGSFLPSSVLPSSMRRKVKKTVPSVGSICLFLGLERDLRDHGMGAFNVWDYPSWDIEAAFGPALEGRLSDDFAFFLSPNSLKDDTGTMAPAGCSTLEVVTLAPFAPFAKWADSKSMKRPAEYEAFKDELGDKLLASVERRWPGLVGDVAVKDVSTPVTNMHFAGAVDGSIYGPAALPEQFALHAYKPKGPLEGLYHAGAGVMGPGVVPCLASGVVAGRLAAKEHRERKPSRFGLPRLVAG; encoded by the coding sequence ATGGTGAAGCGAGCAGTGGTCATCGGTACGGGCGCAGGCGGTCTGACAGCCAGCGTGGCCCTCGCCCAAGAGGGCTTCGAGGTCATCGCGCTCGAGCGTGGGAAGCAGCTGGGCGGGTTCTTGAACCCCTTCGCGCGGCGCCACTATCACTTCGATCCCGGCGTCCACTACGTGGGCCAGGCCGCGCCGGGCCAAGGGCTGCACCGCATCCTGCGCCGCGTGGGCCTGGACGCGTCGGAGCTCTTCTGCCCCATGGATCCAGACGGCTTCGACGTGCTGCGCTTCCCCGACTTCGAGCTGGCCATCCCGGTGGGCCTCGATCGCTTTCGCGACCGCATCGTGGCGCTGTTCCCGGCCGACCAGCGCGAGATCGACGCGTTCATCCAGAAGCTGAGCGCCCTGCACGGGCTCATCAACGGCAGCGGCCGGGACCCACGCAGGCTCATGGGCCTGCCCATCGCGGCGCTCTGGTACCGGCGCACCTTTGGTGAGCTGCTGGCGCAGAGCTTCAGCAACCCGCGCGTGCGCTCCGTCTTCGCGGCGCAGTGCGGCGACTACGGCCTGCCGCCCAGCAAGGCACCCGCCATCTTGGGGGTGGCCGTGTTCCTGCACTTCATCGACGGTTCGTACTTCCCGCGTGGTGGCAGCGGCAGCCTGCGTGACGCGCTGGTAGACCAGGGCAGCGCACACGGTGCGGTCTACCGGCGCCGCGCCGAGGTGGCCCGCATCAACGTGGAGGGGCGCCGCGTGACCGGCGTGACGCTGGCGGATGGCGAGCGCATCGACGCCGAGATCGTGATCTCCGCCGTGGACCCGAAGCTCACCTACGGGAGCTTCCTGCCTTCGTCGGTGCTGCCCAGCAGCATGCGCCGCAAGGTGAAGAAGACCGTGCCGTCGGTGGGCAGCATCTGCCTGTTCCTGGGGCTCGAGCGCGACCTGCGTGACCACGGCATGGGCGCGTTCAACGTGTGGGACTACCCCTCCTGGGACATCGAGGCCGCGTTCGGCCCCGCGCTCGAGGGGCGCCTCTCGGACGACTTCGCGTTCTTCCTGTCGCCCAACTCGCTGAAGGACGACACCGGCACCATGGCCCCCGCGGGCTGCTCCACGCTCGAGGTGGTCACGCTCGCGCCCTTCGCGCCCTTCGCCAAGTGGGCGGACTCGAAGTCCATGAAGCGCCCCGCAGAGTACGAGGCCTTCAAGGACGAGCTGGGCGACAAGCTGCTGGCCTCGGTGGAGCGTCGCTGGCCGGGCCTGGTGGGCGACGTCGCCGTGAAGGACGTGTCCACGCCCGTGACCAACATGCACTTCGCCGGCGCGGTGGACGGCTCCATCTATGGGCCCGCTGCGCTGCCCGAGCAGTTCGCGCTGCACGCCTACAAGCCGAAGGGTCCGCTCGAGGGCCTCTACCACGCGGGCGCAGGCGTGATGGGCCCCGGCGTGGTGCCGTGCCTGGCGAGCGGCGTGGTGGCAGGACGCCTGGCGGCGAAGGAGCACCGCGAGCGCAAGCCCTCTCGCTTCGGGCTGCCGCGGCTGGTCGCGGGCTGA
- a CDS encoding alpha/beta hydrolase has translation MQTLAVLRMVWVLLMLAWGLLAVFRMPTGLLFYATVAATEAGYLLALLTLPAFVGGVDTPRDIALAAVGAATVVLLLSPLGRVGDVARALPADLSRAFGESSVPAAAPFRWTQLLSFGDPSVPRETLTYATSTEGGALRLDLYGGRDAAGPRPLVLIIHGGSWRSGDRTQLPSMAKRLAAAGYAVAAIDYRLAPSHRFPAAHDDVRAAVDYLREHASELGIDPERVVLYGRSAGGHLALLAAYRWHAPFVRGVVALYPPTDLAYSWAHPTNPRVLDTHGTLRAFLGGAPSESDELAVRYREASPYAWATAESPPTLLVHGGRDELVRPVHSERLAQRLTELRVPHHLLALPWATHACEASPAGPSAQLHEHAVRHFLSRVFVAP, from the coding sequence ATGCAAACGCTCGCGGTGCTGCGAATGGTGTGGGTGCTCCTGATGCTGGCGTGGGGGCTGCTGGCAGTGTTCCGCATGCCCACGGGCCTGCTCTTCTACGCCACGGTCGCGGCCACCGAAGCGGGCTACCTGCTCGCGCTGCTGACGCTGCCGGCGTTCGTGGGTGGCGTGGACACGCCGCGGGACATCGCGCTGGCTGCCGTGGGTGCGGCCACGGTGGTGTTGCTGCTGAGCCCGCTCGGCCGCGTGGGGGACGTGGCGCGCGCGTTGCCCGCGGATCTCTCCCGCGCGTTCGGAGAGTCCAGCGTCCCGGCCGCCGCGCCGTTTCGCTGGACGCAGCTGCTGTCCTTCGGTGACCCGAGCGTGCCTCGCGAGACGCTGACGTATGCCACATCCACCGAGGGCGGTGCGCTGCGCCTCGACCTCTACGGGGGCCGTGACGCCGCCGGCCCACGGCCCCTGGTGCTGATCATCCACGGCGGCTCCTGGCGCAGCGGGGACCGCACTCAGCTTCCGTCCATGGCGAAGCGGCTGGCAGCGGCGGGTTACGCTGTGGCGGCCATCGACTACCGCCTGGCTCCCAGCCACCGCTTCCCGGCGGCCCATGACGACGTGCGCGCTGCCGTGGACTACTTGCGTGAGCACGCGTCCGAGCTGGGCATCGACCCCGAGCGCGTGGTGCTCTACGGGCGCTCGGCCGGAGGTCACCTCGCGCTGCTGGCCGCCTATCGCTGGCATGCGCCGTTCGTGCGCGGTGTGGTGGCGCTCTATCCGCCCACCGACCTGGCCTACAGCTGGGCGCACCCGACAAACCCGCGCGTGCTGGACACGCACGGCACGCTGCGCGCGTTCCTGGGCGGCGCGCCGAGCGAGAGCGATGAGCTGGCGGTGCGGTATCGCGAGGCGTCGCCCTATGCCTGGGCGACCGCGGAGTCACCACCCACGCTGTTGGTGCACGGCGGGCGCGACGAGTTGGTGCGGCCGGTGCACAGCGAGCGCCTGGCGCAGCGCCTAACGGAGCTGCGGGTGCCTCACCACCTGCTGGCGCTGCCGTGGGCCACGCACGCCTGCGAGGCGAGCCCGGCAGGACCGAGCGCGCAGCTCCACGAGCACGCCGTGCGTCACTTCCTGAGCCGTGTGTTCGTCGCTCCTTGA
- a CDS encoding tetratricopeptide repeat protein produces MTRAHTPSKPTLQRSAWFGAWLALGLVLASAPAVEAQRGSRPATGTPENADASRQAREHFIRGQQHFDAGQFEEAVAAFEQAAALVPSADLWYNIARAHEELRHYEQAVEYYRRYLRDRVDPPDRARIEEHITRLEAEAEARRLAEHAAPTTGTLEIRVDQAGADVSVDGTSVGVSPLSVPLTLDPGLHALSVDLDGYIPFRSEVRLSAGLAALATVQLQPLTSYRSVRGRRLFTWIVGALAVGALGTSLGLGIRAQRLENQGRLDDARDFARYSDIMLGSGIVLGVGSITLYFVEGRAVSTERVSGPQPSDSEDETD; encoded by the coding sequence GTGACCCGCGCGCACACCCCCTCGAAGCCCACCCTTCAGCGCTCCGCTTGGTTCGGGGCCTGGCTCGCCCTGGGGCTCGTGCTCGCCAGCGCTCCGGCCGTCGAGGCTCAGCGCGGCTCGCGCCCAGCCACGGGCACTCCCGAGAACGCAGACGCCTCACGCCAGGCCCGCGAGCACTTCATTCGGGGGCAGCAACACTTCGACGCTGGCCAGTTCGAGGAGGCAGTGGCCGCGTTCGAGCAAGCTGCTGCGCTCGTCCCCTCCGCGGACCTCTGGTACAACATTGCCCGCGCGCACGAGGAGCTCCGCCACTACGAGCAGGCGGTGGAGTACTACCGGCGCTACCTGCGCGACCGGGTGGACCCGCCGGACCGCGCGCGCATCGAAGAGCACATCACCCGGCTCGAAGCCGAGGCGGAAGCCCGGCGCCTGGCCGAGCACGCGGCGCCCACCACGGGCACGCTCGAGATCCGCGTGGACCAAGCTGGCGCCGACGTGTCGGTGGATGGCACGAGCGTCGGGGTCTCCCCGCTGTCCGTTCCACTGACCCTCGACCCCGGCCTGCATGCGCTCTCGGTGGACCTCGACGGCTACATCCCGTTCCGCAGCGAGGTGCGCCTGAGCGCGGGCCTCGCCGCGCTGGCCACGGTGCAGCTCCAGCCTCTGACCAGCTACCGCAGCGTGCGTGGTCGCCGGCTGTTCACGTGGATCGTGGGCGCGCTCGCCGTGGGCGCGCTGGGCACCAGCCTGGGCCTCGGCATCCGCGCGCAGCGGCTCGAGAACCAGGGCCGCCTGGATGACGCCCGCGACTTCGCCCGTTACAGCGACATCATGCTGGGGTCCGGCATCGTGCTCGGCGTGGGCAGCATCACGCTGTACTTCGTGGAGGGCCGTGCGGTCTCCACCGA
- a CDS encoding outer membrane protein transport protein encodes MTLLNPRTRSRGPRLISALVALAALLLPAGARAGGYDTPMLYSSRHMGMGGAAVGYVGDASALFHNPAGLAQIGRYHLLLDVSLLVGDLQASPVVGAENITSERTVAPAFLVGAAFRVHERVTLGVGVFPVAAAGGEYRYTQPGGSAPVVDRTSLNFFEFTPAIAVNIDEIGLRIGASYRITYVQLERARIPNPQADPQRPNLEINASGMDFLGFRLGVQYQPPQHPNLQLGLNYRHKTTTTVESSGPVYALGLPLGDVEASSNFVLPSRLELGARYDFGTANSEGHYAGGAAFDFIYAFNSQNDASGFRIGGIELVQVFDWTNGITMRMGGEYRILDRRMPLRLGYSYDGKTSNPRFPTAFGTPAAATHIMTVGGGYDAGPWELNIAYARRMGSATVTQANIDAGNAERIAQGLETCDLCGAPGDYEITLNGLYLDFSYDWD; translated from the coding sequence ATGACGCTGCTCAACCCTCGGACTCGGTCCCGTGGCCCTCGACTGATCTCTGCGCTGGTGGCGCTCGCGGCGCTGCTGCTGCCCGCTGGGGCGCGAGCCGGTGGCTACGACACGCCCATGCTCTACTCGTCCCGGCACATGGGCATGGGTGGTGCCGCCGTGGGCTACGTGGGGGACGCCTCGGCGTTGTTCCACAACCCGGCGGGCCTGGCCCAGATTGGGCGCTACCACCTGCTCTTGGATGTGTCGCTGCTGGTCGGTGACCTCCAGGCTTCTCCCGTGGTGGGGGCCGAGAACATCACGTCCGAGCGCACCGTGGCACCGGCCTTCCTGGTGGGCGCGGCGTTCCGTGTGCACGAGCGCGTGACGCTCGGCGTGGGCGTGTTCCCCGTGGCGGCCGCCGGCGGCGAGTACCGCTACACCCAGCCTGGGGGCAGCGCCCCCGTGGTAGACCGCACGTCGCTCAACTTCTTCGAGTTCACGCCGGCCATCGCGGTCAACATCGACGAGATCGGCCTGCGCATCGGCGCGAGCTACCGCATCACGTACGTGCAGCTGGAGCGCGCCCGCATCCCCAACCCCCAGGCGGATCCGCAGCGCCCCAACCTGGAGATCAACGCGTCGGGCATGGACTTCCTGGGCTTCCGCCTGGGCGTCCAGTACCAGCCGCCGCAGCACCCCAACCTGCAGCTGGGCCTGAACTACCGGCACAAGACCACCACCACGGTGGAGAGCTCCGGGCCGGTGTATGCCCTGGGCCTGCCCCTCGGGGACGTCGAGGCCTCTTCGAATTTCGTCTTGCCCTCGCGCCTCGAGCTGGGTGCGCGCTACGACTTCGGCACCGCCAACTCCGAAGGCCACTACGCGGGCGGCGCGGCGTTCGACTTCATCTACGCGTTCAACTCGCAGAACGACGCCAGCGGCTTCCGCATCGGCGGCATCGAGCTGGTGCAGGTCTTCGACTGGACCAACGGCATCACCATGCGCATGGGCGGCGAGTACCGCATCCTGGACAGGCGCATGCCGCTGCGCCTGGGCTACTCGTACGACGGGAAGACCAGCAACCCGCGCTTCCCCACCGCGTTCGGCACGCCCGCTGCGGCCACCCACATCATGACCGTGGGCGGCGGCTACGACGCAGGCCCGTGGGAGCTCAACATCGCGTACGCACGCCGCATGGGCTCGGCCACCGTGACCCAGGCCAACATCGACGCGGGCAACGCGGAGCGCATCGCGCAGGGCCTCGAGACCTGCGACCTGTGCGGCGCGCCCGGCGATTACGAGATCACGCTCAACGGCCTCTACCTCGACTTCTCCTACGACTGGGACTGA
- a CDS encoding sterol desaturase family protein: MPSADSRFLAPLWDLCLEHIGVDTLGHPLFFVIAVITTVLVAGAVFSFVDVFISGKLPFKQTALYLAITLPGYLLVFVLLRYLPIEFRFDVPLLAPSLLELARDLVICMVVGDVLSYWWHRLEHGSPFVFRHVHYVHHNVSSPLTVWSGFYVHPVESFCVFITFYIYPFVMQVHPLVFVTYAALNTFITMVTHCGYDMRFYPKQLFASAPMHEHHHGRRVPTNFSVLLNLSDRLFGTYTPFQEQPDAQSQS; the protein is encoded by the coding sequence ATGCCGTCAGCCGACTCGCGCTTCCTCGCCCCCCTCTGGGACCTCTGCCTCGAGCACATCGGGGTGGACACCCTGGGACACCCGCTCTTCTTCGTCATCGCCGTGATCACCACGGTGCTCGTGGCGGGCGCCGTGTTCTCGTTCGTGGACGTGTTCATCAGCGGGAAGCTGCCGTTCAAGCAGACCGCGCTGTACCTGGCCATCACGTTGCCGGGCTACCTGCTGGTGTTCGTGCTGCTGCGCTACCTGCCCATCGAGTTCCGCTTCGACGTGCCGTTGCTCGCGCCCAGCCTGCTGGAGCTCGCGCGCGACCTGGTCATCTGCATGGTGGTGGGCGACGTGCTCTCCTACTGGTGGCATCGGCTCGAGCACGGCAGCCCCTTCGTGTTCCGCCACGTTCACTACGTGCACCACAACGTGTCGTCACCGCTCACCGTGTGGAGTGGCTTCTACGTGCACCCCGTGGAGTCGTTCTGCGTGTTCATCACGTTCTACATCTACCCGTTCGTGATGCAGGTGCACCCGCTGGTCTTCGTGACCTACGCGGCGCTCAACACGTTCATCACGATGGTGACCCACTGCGGCTACGACATGCGCTTCTACCCGAAGCAGCTGTTCGCGTCCGCACCCATGCACGAGCACCACCACGGGCGGCGTGTGCCCACGAACTTCTCGGTGCTGCTCAACCTGAGCGACCGCCTGTTCGGGACGTACACGCCGTTTCAAGAGCAGCCCGACGCTCAGTCCCAGTCGTAG
- a CDS encoding alpha/beta fold hydrolase — protein MTLSFSFIDDGDAQAVPVVFLHAFPYHSGMWEAQREGLKGHARFIAFDVQGAGTRSQDGTAYMLEHVVDDWLALLDHLEIETCVLAGLSMGGYVALRAVARAPERVRGLILANTQAGADSDTAKLGRAEGLRVLRRGGAAAFVAAQIAKQLSPHTQATLPALSKQLLSLASGATEGGVAASLVAIATRSDHTASLRDIAVPTLLIAGADDVVTPPALLQVLADHIPGATLHVLAGAGHLSNLEAEAEFTRLVIAFLAELA, from the coding sequence ATGACACTTTCATTCTCGTTCATCGACGACGGCGACGCGCAGGCCGTGCCGGTCGTCTTTCTGCACGCCTTTCCCTACCACTCGGGCATGTGGGAGGCGCAGCGGGAGGGGCTGAAGGGGCACGCACGCTTCATCGCGTTCGACGTGCAGGGCGCGGGCACCCGGAGCCAGGACGGCACCGCCTACATGCTGGAGCACGTGGTGGACGACTGGCTCGCGCTGCTGGACCACCTCGAGATCGAGACGTGTGTGCTCGCGGGCCTCTCGATGGGCGGCTACGTGGCGCTGCGCGCGGTGGCGCGTGCTCCCGAGCGCGTGCGTGGGCTGATCCTCGCCAACACCCAAGCGGGGGCGGACTCGGACACCGCGAAGCTCGGGCGCGCGGAGGGCCTGCGCGTGCTGCGGCGTGGTGGTGCCGCGGCGTTCGTTGCGGCGCAGATCGCAAAGCAGCTCTCACCCCACACGCAGGCCACGCTGCCCGCGCTGTCGAAGCAGCTGTTGTCGCTCGCGAGCGGTGCCACCGAAGGCGGTGTGGCGGCGAGCCTGGTGGCCATCGCCACGCGCAGCGATCACACCGCCAGCTTGCGGGACATCGCGGTGCCCACGCTGCTGATCGCGGGCGCCGACGACGTGGTCACGCCGCCCGCGCTGCTGCAGGTGCTGGCAGACCACATTCCGGGAGCCACCCTGCACGTGCTCGCCGGAGCAGGCCACCTCTCCAATCTCGAGGCCGAGGCGGAGTTTACGCGCCTCGTGATCGCGTTCCTGGCGGAGCTGGCGTAG
- a CDS encoding response regulator transcription factor, which produces MRPESQPPPSVTRVGIVDDDTVIARALGAAVSAEPDFTLVGLAESLEEGLALVAQPLDVLLVDLGLPDGDGLELLPRLRATPHGERCKVLVFSVFGDGRSVVRAIEQGADGYVLKGADGREAIGAIRAVLAGGAPISPAVAGHILSRVRGAAPPRRRESKQPGTFALTPREVGVLEQLAKGLSFKEVASAEGISYHTVTDHVKAIYRKLSVNSRGEAVFEALHHGLIDLGE; this is translated from the coding sequence GTGCGCCCTGAGTCCCAGCCTCCGCCCAGCGTGACCCGCGTGGGCATCGTCGACGACGACACCGTCATCGCGCGGGCGCTGGGGGCTGCGGTGAGCGCAGAGCCCGACTTCACGCTGGTGGGGTTGGCCGAGTCGCTGGAGGAAGGGCTGGCGCTGGTGGCGCAGCCCCTCGACGTGCTCTTGGTGGACCTGGGCCTGCCCGACGGAGACGGCCTCGAGCTGCTGCCACGCCTGCGCGCGACACCCCACGGCGAGCGCTGCAAGGTGCTGGTGTTCAGCGTCTTCGGCGACGGCCGCAGCGTGGTACGCGCCATCGAGCAGGGGGCTGACGGCTACGTCCTCAAGGGGGCCGACGGCCGCGAGGCGATTGGCGCCATTCGGGCCGTGCTGGCCGGAGGGGCCCCCATCAGCCCCGCCGTCGCAGGCCACATCCTGTCTCGAGTGCGCGGCGCGGCCCCGCCCCGCCGGCGCGAGTCCAAGCAGCCCGGCACCTTCGCGCTGACGCCGCGCGAGGTCGGCGTCTTGGAGCAGCTGGCCAAGGGGCTCTCGTTCAAGGAGGTGGCCAGCGCCGAGGGCATCTCCTACCACACGGTCACGGACCACGTGAAGGCCATCTACCGCAAGCTCTCGGTGAACTCGCGCGGCGAGGCGGTGTTCGAGGCGCTGCACCACGGCCTCATCGACCTCGGCGAATGA
- a CDS encoding TetR/AcrR family transcriptional regulator yields the protein MTERYHHGDLRDALLNAATGMLAETGPSGLSLREAARRAGVSTGAPYRHFKDKDELLTALATRGFLALHAALGAADVHAAAAAPLERLRCLGVAYVEFAVTEPALFRLMFGELAPSMDASPELADAIRLAGAHLPRAAQAVQAELRSASTEDITLLAWSVVHGVASLYLDGHLRAFERKGEAGGAGVAERVTRALVAAISGASAS from the coding sequence ATGACCGAGCGCTACCACCACGGCGACCTGCGCGACGCGCTGCTCAACGCCGCCACCGGCATGCTGGCCGAGACGGGGCCGAGTGGGCTCTCGCTGCGTGAGGCGGCGCGGCGCGCGGGCGTCAGCACGGGCGCGCCCTACCGGCACTTCAAGGACAAGGACGAGCTGCTCACCGCGCTGGCCACGCGCGGGTTCTTGGCGCTGCATGCGGCGCTCGGAGCCGCCGACGTGCACGCGGCCGCCGCGGCACCCCTCGAGCGGCTGCGGTGCCTCGGTGTGGCCTACGTGGAGTTCGCCGTGACCGAACCCGCGCTCTTCCGCCTGATGTTCGGTGAGCTCGCGCCCAGCATGGACGCATCTCCCGAGCTGGCCGACGCCATTCGTCTGGCTGGCGCGCACCTGCCGCGTGCTGCGCAGGCGGTGCAGGCCGAGCTGCGCAGCGCGTCCACCGAGGACATCACGCTGCTGGCCTGGTCGGTGGTGCACGGCGTGGCGTCGCTGTACTTGGACGGCCACCTGCGCGCGTTCGAACGCAAGGGTGAAGCCGGCGGTGCGGGTGTCGCCGAGCGCGTCACGCGCGCGCTGGTGGCGGCCATCTCGGGTGCCTCGGCGTCCTGA